The following proteins come from a genomic window of Companilactobacillus pabuli:
- a CDS encoding metal ABC transporter ATP-binding protein, whose protein sequence is MLTVKNLTVAYDDTPVFSDVAVNFNAGKITGIIGPNGAGKSTLIKAILNLIKIKSGHIDYDGQTMKSVQKQVAYVEQRKDLDLTFPIDVFDVVLTGTYGKLGLFKNPGKAEKKLSQDALAQVSLTEFAKRQIGNLSGGQLQRVFVARAIVQQAEIIILDEPFVGIDLQSETAIMRILKQWRDAGKTIIVIHHDLNKVHDYFDDLVILNHGIVDFGPTNEVYNPKNIERAFSADLSSVLFAEKEGVQ, encoded by the coding sequence ATGTTAACTGTTAAGAACCTCACTGTCGCTTACGATGACACACCAGTATTTTCTGATGTTGCCGTTAACTTTAACGCAGGTAAGATCACTGGAATCATTGGACCGAACGGTGCAGGGAAATCTACACTCATTAAGGCAATTTTAAATCTGATCAAAATCAAAAGTGGTCACATTGACTATGATGGTCAGACAATGAAATCAGTTCAAAAGCAAGTTGCTTACGTTGAACAAAGAAAGGACTTAGATTTAACTTTTCCAATCGATGTCTTTGACGTCGTCCTTACTGGAACTTATGGAAAATTAGGCTTGTTTAAAAATCCAGGCAAAGCTGAGAAGAAACTTTCACAAGATGCTTTGGCACAAGTTTCACTGACGGAATTTGCTAAACGTCAAATTGGGAATTTATCAGGTGGGCAATTGCAGCGGGTTTTCGTAGCTCGAGCAATCGTCCAACAAGCAGAAATTATCATTTTAGATGAACCCTTTGTTGGAATCGACTTGCAAAGTGAAACAGCTATTATGAGAATTTTGAAACAATGGCGGGATGCTGGTAAGACAATTATCGTCATCCACCATGATTTGAACAAAGTTCACGATTATTTTGATGATTTGGTAATTTTGAATCACGGTATCGTGGACTTTGGACCTACTAATGAAGTTTATAATCCAAAAAATATCGAACGAGCTTTTAGTGCAGATCTTTCTTCAGTCTTGTTTGCGGAAAAGGAAGGTGTGCAGTGA
- a CDS encoding metal ABC transporter permease: protein MASIIEFFNALTKYDFLQSALLTAVMVGIMSGIIGSFIILRGMSLMGDAISHAVLPGVAVAYMLGINILLGASVFGVLAALLIGFVASRSKIKTDTSIGVVFSAFYALGFILISMAESSTNLHHILFGNILAVSDSDIMTTAVVLGLVILFVVVFYKELLVTSFDETYARTYGLKVQVIHYALMLVLTLVTVSALQTVGIILVVAMLITPAATAFLWTDKLNIMLVLSAVVGMISAITGLYFSYTFNWASGPAIVIVAASLFALSFVFSPKQNFFKLKRSVAR, encoded by the coding sequence ATGGCATCAATAATAGAGTTTTTTAACGCTTTAACCAAATACGACTTTCTGCAAAGTGCTTTATTGACAGCAGTTATGGTCGGAATTATGTCAGGGATAATCGGTAGTTTCATTATTTTACGAGGGATGTCTTTGATGGGAGATGCCATTTCGCATGCGGTTTTACCCGGAGTAGCCGTGGCTTACATGTTAGGTATCAATATTTTATTGGGAGCATCAGTCTTTGGTGTTCTAGCAGCTTTATTGATTGGTTTTGTTGCCTCACGAAGTAAAATTAAAACTGATACGTCAATTGGGGTCGTCTTTAGTGCCTTTTATGCTTTAGGATTTATCTTGATTTCGATGGCAGAAAGTTCCACTAATTTGCATCATATTTTATTCGGAAATATCTTGGCGGTTAGTGACAGCGACATTATGACTACAGCTGTCGTATTAGGTTTAGTCATCTTGTTCGTAGTCGTGTTCTATAAAGAATTGTTAGTGACGTCATTTGATGAAACTTACGCTAGAACGTACGGCTTGAAAGTCCAGGTTATTCACTACGCTTTAATGTTGGTGTTAACTTTAGTTACCGTCTCCGCTTTACAAACAGTCGGAATTATTTTGGTGGTAGCGATGTTGATTACGCCTGCCGCAACAGCCTTTTTATGGACTGACAAATTAAATATTATGTTAGTTTTATCGGCGGTCGTGGGAATGATTTCAGCGATAACTGGATTGTATTTTAGTTACACTTTCAACTGGGCATCAGGTCCGGCAATCGTTATTGTGGCAGCTAGTTTGTTCGCCTTATCATTTGTCTTTTCACCAAAACAAAACTTCTTTAAGTTGAAAAGGAGTGTGGCTCGATGA
- a CDS encoding metal ABC transporter substrate-binding protein has protein sequence MKRIWVTLVAVIAMISGVYFFLHSRDNHSADLTAGDKLQVVTTNSILEDMVKNVGGDRIELYSIVKRGTDPHEYEPQPSDVSAATEANVIFHNGLNLETGGNGWFNKLVETSHKKFGEDVFSASSEVTPEHLTTNANEEDPHAWLDLANGVKYVQAITKVLKEKDKKNASYYQANADKYIAKLEKLHHQAQSKYLEIPEKQRLLVTSEGAFKYFGKAYHVTPAYIWEINTESQGTPEQMQRVLGKIRKSDVKSLFVESSVSPKSMEKVSKESGLEIYSKLFTDSLAKKGSDGDTYYSMMKWNIDHIYRGLIK, from the coding sequence ATGAAGAGAATTTGGGTAACTTTAGTCGCTGTGATTGCGATGATCAGTGGAGTTTATTTCTTTTTACATAGTCGAGATAATCATTCCGCTGATTTAACCGCTGGAGATAAGTTGCAAGTTGTGACGACTAATTCAATTTTGGAAGATATGGTCAAAAACGTTGGTGGCGACCGAATCGAATTGTACAGTATTGTCAAACGAGGAACGGATCCACACGAATATGAACCACAACCGAGTGATGTTTCAGCCGCAACTGAAGCTAATGTGATTTTCCACAATGGTTTGAATTTAGAAACTGGTGGAAATGGCTGGTTCAACAAATTAGTCGAGACTTCGCATAAGAAATTTGGCGAGGATGTTTTTTCAGCTAGTAGTGAAGTGACGCCGGAACATTTGACGACTAACGCGAATGAAGAAGATCCGCATGCTTGGTTAGATTTAGCCAACGGGGTCAAATACGTTCAAGCTATTACGAAAGTCTTGAAGGAAAAAGATAAGAAAAATGCCAGCTACTATCAAGCAAACGCTGATAAATACATTGCTAAGTTAGAGAAATTGCATCATCAAGCACAATCAAAATACTTAGAAATTCCCGAAAAACAACGTTTGTTAGTAACTTCAGAAGGTGCATTCAAGTATTTCGGTAAGGCTTATCACGTAACACCCGCCTATATTTGGGAAATCAATACTGAATCGCAAGGAACGCCTGAACAAATGCAACGAGTTTTGGGTAAGATTAGAAAATCTGACGTTAAAAGCTTGTTCGTGGAATCTTCTGTTTCACCTAAGTCAATGGAAAAAGTATCGAAAGAATCTGGTTTAGAGATTTATTCTAAATTGTTCACTGACTCTTTAGCTAAAAAGGGTAGTGACGGAGATACTTATTATTCTATGATGAAATGGAATATTGATCATATTTACAGAGGATTAATTAAATAA